ggCTAGGACGGTGTCCGTCCCCTACCCCCCTCCATTTATATTTGTTTCGAGTTTGTACCCGCAGTCCGCCTCCGACCCAACGCAGTCCACACGCGACGCGCAGCCAGCCAAGGCCGCCCGCCCGCgcatcgccccctccccctccccatccAACCCTAACCTGCGCGGCCGTAGATCCCATCCAatcatcgcgccgccgccgccgccgccgtccgccccgCCCGACCCCAGCCTCCCCCGCCGCCCCCCGGGCCGCGATCGGCGTCCTcccgccgccggaggaggaggaggagggggaggctcGCCCGCGACGGGGGCCATGGAGGCCGACGGCGCCGCCGCGGCGGAGGCCAAGCCGCTCACGCCCGAGGAGGAGGCGCTCCGGCGCAACACCGACTGCGTCTACTTCCTCGCCTCGCCCCTCACCTGCAAGAAGGTATGTGCCGCCCGCCGATTGCTCCCCCGTTCCTccctccccttcccttcccttccttccAAGCTAGCCCGCTTCGTGCGGCGCGGCGGTCTTGATTCACGCGATTGGAGCTCGTAATTTCGTCCGGGAATCGCGTCGCGGGTAGGGCATCCCATCTGGGCAAAGCACCGGAGAGAAAGATTTCGTGACCCAAGATCGCCCTGGTATCCACGATGTTCTTTGCCGATGTGTAGGGCGTGAATTGCCATCTTTCTTGGTTTCCGATGCTAGGGCTTGGTCAGGTTGTGTTCCTGTTGCTCGACGGGAATTAGGACGGTAGGCTTATACCTATACCTAATCCTAATCCTAATTGAAGGTCAAGACAACCCATTTGAGGTATCATTAGGTTGAATGCGCCCCCAACGAATTGACTATTGCCTTTGATTATACACCTTTTAGCCGTGGGGACAAGGTGGCAACATGAATCACGACGTCTGTTTGCCCAAGATGTTGATTTTACCTGGTTCATGGGGAGGATTTCTCGATAGGAATTTGTTATTGCCCACAGGGTTATGCTTCCCCTGTCTGAAAATTTCGTTTGCTCCTGAGGATCTCAACATCTCTTTTGAAAAGAATATGTTATCCAATAACAGATGTCCAGATTACAACAACAATAGTTCTGATAAACTTTATTTTTGTATGTAAAGGGTGAATACTTGCTCGATGTATTTAGACGTGGCTAGTCTCTTTTTGAATATCATATTGGTACCTGCCTTTAGTCTTGTACCTTTGAAACATCCTGCAATTCGGGCATGCCTAATTAACTAGTGTCTTACTCCAGAAAGTAACACTTCTTATGTTATGCCTTCTTCTTTTTTGCTTCATTTAGTGCTTGTATATGCGTAGGATCCTAATGTATTATGTCCACATAGGTCTTCTCTATCTTTACTTTGGAATACCCTATGTGGTGTAAATGCTGTAATGGGCTTATGTTCTCACCAGTTAATTATCCTTGGGGCGCTTAAGATTGACCTTGTTTCAAAATTTGTGTCTGATTCCTACTTTGCTATTAGATTTTACCTGTTAAATTTCTGTGCTTCAGTTTGTATAGTTTATATATTGTTAAGTCCATCTCTTTGTAGAACATTATTCAGATCATGCTACAGTATGCATTACAGACCATGATTTCTTACCGCCAGAAGTTTGGTTATTAGTTACCAGTGAGAATCTTTTTCGCTGACCTTGCTTTATTCTTTCTTTCAGGGGAACCAATGTGATTTCCGTCACAGTGAGGGTGCCCGGATGAACCCTAGAGACTGTTACTACTGGTTAAATGGCAATTGCTTGAATCCAAAATGTTCATTTCGCCATCCGGTAATTCTCATTTTCCTTTACTTTCCCTCCTTATTCACCATAAGACCTCTCGTAATATCTGCGAGCAACTGGCATCAATAATTATCATGTTTATTCTGTTCACAGTAACTAACAAGGCATGATTATAGAAATCCCTGTAGTGATCCTAGTCATGGTCTTAATTCGTTTTGACATTTTATCAGTTGAAATTGTTACCTGAAGTCTAATTCTGTTTTCTCTACTTTTGACCAGCCAATCGATGGTATGTTTGGTGCTACAACTCCTGGAATACCTGCAGTGTCTTCACACTATGCTGCTTATAACTCGGGCAAGCAGATGGTCCCGTGTTATTACTTTCAGAAAGGGAACTGCATCAAAGGTGATAAATGCCCTTTTTCCCATGGACCGCAGCCCGCTGGCAATAATCCACCAGAACAGGTGGCGAAGGTTTCTTCCTTTCCTTCTGAGCAGCCTCAGACCCAAAAGAATGAATTTTTGGGTGTCAAGGAGTTTGCTCAGACAAATCATCTAattcagcaaggtggcccaataagTGACGACAGGTCCAAATCAGTTAATAGGGCTGCAGCGAATTTTGCCAGGACAGCTGCAGCTGCTATACCAGCTGACCTAGCTTCCAGTGCAGTGAAATCTTTGCCGAAGTCAGGGAGGGTACAAAACAGCATGCCAGCAGCAAATAAAAGTGTCGGAACCTCTTCAGGCGAGGATCATCCTGAGTGCTATCAGAACAATCTTCCTGTGGAAACTGATCCTATGCAAGATTGGAATCAACCTTACCAAACACCTCCTCAGGATGACATGCCCGAGGACAGTAGAGATGCTGATGACTTATTGGGGGAGTCTTCGCCTGGTTTTGATGTTCTTGTGGCAAACGATGCAGATGCTGGTGCTTATATGCATGACCCTGATGATTTTGGAAGGGATATTTATCCAGTAGAAGATTATGAATATGCTCCTGCTGATTTTGAAATCCAGCCTCATCATGAAAGAGAGCTATTCAATGGAATGGGTGAGCAAGGACCGATCGGACAAATGTATGATGGCTATGACAGGAAACGTCGTAGAACATCTTCTGAGAGGAACTTGGACAGACCTTCCTATTCAGAAAGGAGGTCTCGGCAGAGAGAGACTGGCCCTGTTGAGATAGATGGATCAGATTTACGTCACCGGCTCCGCAGGAGAAAAATAAATGGGTCTCCAGGCATCAGCCCGGAACGCAGTGGAGAGTCGCGTCGGAGGGATGACCGCTACAGGGAAAGGGCATATGATGGTCACCGTACACACAGAGATCGCCATCAGGGCCCTCGAGGGAGCACTCTAAGCTCCCGTCTGCAAGGCAGAATAAAGCTTCCTGGAAGATCACCTGATAGAGTAGATGCTCGCTCCGAGAGAGAGCGAGATAGAAGTCAACTCCGGGACAGGCTGTCTCCAGTTATGCCTATGGATATCCAGGGTGGCAGGCATCGGGAGGCAGGGCATCATCAAGAGAGGATCCGGCAGAGATCAAGCGAGCGTGCTTCAAGTGCCAGGATCGCTGATGGCAAGCATTCGAGACGGAATGTAACAGATTCACTCAACTTCGCCAGCCGGAAAGACTTTGGTCCAGAGTCTAGGAAGGCGAATGGAAGTGTTCAATCTGAAGCATCTCTTGATTTTGAAGGCCCAACGCCTCTCAGTGTCATCTTACAGAGGAAACGACAGGCTGCAAGCGGCAATGGCAATGGGTCATCTGCCCACAATGTGAAAGAAGATAAATCTGCTGCGGTCTCACACAGGCAGGCTGAATCTCTGGTTGAAGCTGAGAAGGAGGGCTACGACAACACTATCAGTTCTGAAGAATACAAGAGCAGATCAGGTGATGAAGAATATAAAGAGGAAGGCCAGGTCCCTGCATCTTCGTCACACGGTGACAAAGCTGAGGCTGAAGATATAATTGAAGTGGAAAATGGAGAGGCTGATAACTATGACCAGAGGCAGGGGGAGTCAGAGTATGAGGCGACTGAAGGCTACGAGTACAAATCCGAAGACGAGAATGCATATCAAGACGACGAGGAAGAGTTTGAGGACGACGATGATTTTGCCCGTAAAGTCGGGGTCGTCTTCTCTTGAGCTCTGGCTGTGCTTTTCTTGGCGCTTCTTCGGGCCGGGCCGAAACGCTTGATTTCCCCTCTAGTGATTGATCCTCTTGGATGAATTCTTGTGGCGCTCCATGTTCCTGCTTCAAGTTGATAGCGCCAAAAAGGCCTGGTCTTTCCCGGGGCTTATGAGCGATAACTGATATTATATAAGTATAGGTCAGGCATTGAGCGAGGTAGATGATGATGATTGGATAAACGAGAAAGTAATCTTTACGTGTAAAAACAGCTGCTGCACTTTGTTGAGCGTATCCCTGGAACTCTGTATTGTATTAGTTTCATTACTAACATGATGATACCCCATTGATATTTTTGTGCCTGAGATGGATAATATAACACCCCCCTCCAACTTGGAGGGCATCTTTCCTTTTCTACACAGAAGAAAAAGCTTTCATTCTTTGCCTGGATGCAGTGTGTGGATATATTTGATTGTGAAATCATTTTGTTTCATCAGTTGATTTGTGACAGTGTGGGATTACCCGCTGATCATGTTTCTGTGATGAGCACATCTATCTGAATAAGTACCTGCTCTCCATTCTTTGAGCTTAtaactggatctggatctgggtggGGATCAGTGGTGCTGTTGGTTGTAGTACTAGTTTTTCCATCCATGACTATCTGTCTGCAGTTAGCAGTCAACTGAGTATGATTCCTGATCTTGTGCGATGCCAAATGATCCAATCGGGACACAACTTGAGTATAATGTAGGTGATGGAATCATGAGTTTTGGCTATTTTTGCACTGGCCATGGGCAAACCAGCAACTTGGAAGGCATGACAGTACACAAATAATTTGCTATAATCCGACCTCGCTAGCCACGAGATTGTTAGTGTATTAGGCCAATCTGAGGAGCTCACATGCTGCTGCCCTGGCAGATCTTGCTGATCATGTGCTCGCACGTTAAGCATGTAGCAGTATATTATACTACCTCTGTCCCGAATTAGTTGTCTTAGACAGtgttagatactccctccgtttcaaaattcttgtcttaaattgatctagatacggatgtacctaatGCTAAAACGTGACTtaatacatccgtatttagacaaatctaagacaagatttttgggacggagggagtacatctgttCGAATGTCAAATGGTGGTAACATGAGATAGTTTCTGGATAGTGAAAATATGCAGACGTTGGATCAAAATATACACTTTGTAGTTCCAGAGAGAGGAATACTAATGCATTTTCTCTAAAAAAGGAAAAtgcataaaaaagaaaaaaaaaacaattttTATGATGGAACGGAGGCTCTTCTGGATGACTCTCTCGTGGCATATAGCGCCGGCCGCTCGCTCCGTCCCGTCCCGAGGAGAGGCTTCCAGAGTCCAGTCCAGTCCAGGCTTGGTTGCACTTGCAGGGAGCTCGGCGAAATCCGGAGCGTCTCGCGTGTGTGCACCTTTGGGAGGCGAGGACAGCCGCCATGGCCGCCAAGAGGGTGCTCCTGCTCTGCGGGGACTACATGGAGGACTACGAGGTCTCCATCttatcctcctcctcatccacatCGCCCCCCTCCCCTGTGCTACAATCAATTGATTCCCCTTCCACTTCGATTGCTGCCAACTGATTCCGGTCGGTTTCTTTCCTGGGTCCATGGACGGATCAGGCCATGGTCCCGTTCCAGTCGCTGCAGGCGTACGGCGTGACCGTCGACGCCGTCTGCCCCGGCAAGAAGGCCGGCGACGCCTGCCCCACCGCCGTCCACAAGCCCATCGGCCACCAGGTGCGTCCTTGGATCAGTTTCCCCCGTCTGCTGTTTCTGTGTAGTTGGTACTGTATGTTCAAGTGGATAGGGTTTGGCCGGGTTGTGGTAGTGAGAAGAGCAGGACATATTTAGCACGGCCAGTTAGTTTGAGAGATGCATTCTTATGCAACACGAATTCCTTTTGTGAAGTGCACACGAGCTGACGACTAATCTCTAAGAAGAAATTCTCCAAGTCAGCCTGTGTTCTGTAAGAAGGAAACCCCTGTGGTAACTGTCTGTAAGAGGCCAGCATCGTTTGAACAGAGAAAATGATGTAACACTGCATAATTCATTACTCTACACAACATTCCCAGCTTATCCAGATGCCATGTTCACATTTACTGGATGGTTGTACAAACTTGAGCATCCCCTCTGCATTTAATGCTATGTAATTGGATGGCTGTACAAATTTGTTCAGGGTTTTAGGGTCTCGGTCTCATAATTAAGTCGATATGTCTGAAACAAAATCGTACAGGTCATACAGTACAGTACAATGCAACATTGAGGGCGTAGGGTAATGGCACTTACATGCAGTTGTGTTGTAGATGTACTGAAATGAGGGCATATGTATGATGTAGGTATACTGAACCAACAATGACACCTTAATATTATGGACTAGATGAGTGACAGCAGCTGTTCGCAGTTGGTAGTTTGTGCATTTTTGAATATGCGAGCATGATTGGTTAGTGTTCAAGTAAATAGtctatcaaatactccctccgtcccataatataagagcgttgtttacactacactagtgtcaagaacgctgttatattatgggacggagggagtagttgtcagATCTTCTTTTCGTTCAGTACTTGTTGAGGCTGTCATAATTTTCTTTTACTCGAAATTCTGCTTGGATTTTCTAATTATGCATGTACCTAGATTAATGCTTAAAACTAAAGTTGGTCATTGGATCTTTTCTGTTTAGGCAAATTTTAAATATTGGTCTGTACATGCTTGATATGAAAGGAGGGATTTATCTAATGAACTACACATATGGTTTCACATTCCACCTCTGTGCTCGCAATTTAAATGCAGTATATTTTACTCACTAATACATCTTGAACAATCTAAAAAATATATAGCTTGGTTTATCTTTGTATACTCCTTATCTGATTTTTCCATTTTCCACATTGTTGTGTCTATTTTCTCAGTGTTGGTCCTGTGTAAATACTTGATCTTAGGGGTCTCTGTATTGCATATACACGGAACCTTTAATTTGTCTCAAATGCTCAGTTGTAAAAACCAACCATGCTGGCGGTTCTTTTTATCAGTGTGATGGTATGCTAACTGTTTCTGATATAATTCTGCTCTAAAAGACCTACACTAATTTTGTCTTGTGGATACGCCGCGCAGACAAATGCTGACTCAAAAGCTCATAACTTTACCCTAATTTCTCTAGACGGCATTGCTCCTGTCTAAATACTTGATCTCAActaaaaatacgtctagatacatccatttctgtgttAAGTAATTCGGGGCGGAGGGATTAACATATTTCTTCCTACAGTTCCACTTCTCTTATATATACTTGAGTCTTAAATATGCACTGAATCAGTGTTAGTGTGTACATGTCTGACATAAAAGGATACGTAAAGAAATACACAGATGattttgcacttcacctaccgtggTCACAACTGAATTGTAGTACTTTCTACTCATCAGTACATCTTGAACAATGCCAGCGGTTGAATATTTGTAACTGTTTATCTGTTTCTGTTCTTCTTTTCCCACATTGTTGTGCTATTAGCCCTATTTTCGCCAAAAGGTATTGCTCCTCTGTAAATACTTGGTCATAGGGGTCCCTGTGTTGTCAAATAAATTTTTCTTGCAGTTCTGCTAACATACTCTTGAATTGGCAAGGAATATTTAATCTGTGTGAAATGCTCAGTTTTAAGAAACCAGCCATGTTGGTGGTTCTTTTTATGAGTGTGATGGTACCTCAAATCTTTCTGACATAGTACTGCCCTGAAAGCCTGCACTAATTTTATCTTCTGTATATATGATGCAGACATATGCAGAGTCGAAAGGTCATAACTTTGCACTTAATGCTTCATTCGATGAGATTGACGCTGCTGGGTATGATGGATTGGTGATT
This region of Triticum aestivum cultivar Chinese Spring chromosome 2D, IWGSC CS RefSeq v2.1, whole genome shotgun sequence genomic DNA includes:
- the LOC123055125 gene encoding zinc finger CCCH domain-containing protein 32, whose product is MEADGAAAAEAKPLTPEEEALRRNTDCVYFLASPLTCKKGNQCDFRHSEGARMNPRDCYYWLNGNCLNPKCSFRHPPIDGMFGATTPGIPAVSSHYAAYNSGKQMVPCYYFQKGNCIKGDKCPFSHGPQPAGNNPPEQVAKVSSFPSEQPQTQKNEFLGVKEFAQTNHLIQQGGPISDDRSKSVNRAAANFARTAAAAIPADLASSAVKSLPKSGRVQNSMPAANKSVGTSSGEDHPECYQNNLPVETDPMQDWNQPYQTPPQDDMPEDSRDADDLLGESSPGFDVLVANDADAGAYMHDPDDFGRDIYPVEDYEYAPADFEIQPHHERELFNGMGEQGPIGQMYDGYDRKRRRTSSERNLDRPSYSERRSRQRETGPVEIDGSDLRHRLRRRKINGSPGISPERSGESRRRDDRYRERAYDGHRTHRDRHQGPRGSTLSSRLQGRIKLPGRSPDRVDARSERERDRSQLRDRLSPVMPMDIQGGRHREAGHHQERIRQRSSERASSARIADGKHSRRNVTDSLNFASRKDFGPESRKANGSVQSEASLDFEGPTPLSVILQRKRQAASGNGNGSSAHNVKEDKSAAVSHRQAESLVEAEKEGYDNTISSEEYKSRSGDEEYKEEGQVPASSSHGDKAEAEDIIEVENGEADNYDQRQGESEYEATEGYEYKSEDENAYQDDEEEFEDDDDFARKVGVVFS